In Oryza sativa Japonica Group chromosome 11, ASM3414082v1, the following are encoded in one genomic region:
- the LOC112936937 gene encoding uncharacterized protein, whose amino-acid sequence MDRQWMYADRRSKEFIDGVHYFLRVAEANRKRGFICCPCNKCKNQKEYSASRTIHFHLFESGFMPSYNCWTSHGEQGVEMEEDEVEDDNIPDFAQFVGFEGNQTGEEEIAADGNDVADDLGQMLQDAREDCESEKEAHKLDKMLEDHRTSLYPGCEQGHKKLDTTLELLQWKAKNGVSDKAFGDLLKLVKNILPGGNKLPETTYEAKKIVCPLGLEVHKIHACPNDCILYRGEEYENLEACPVCKALRYKIRRDDPGEVDGQLTKKRIPAKVMWYFPIIPRLRCLFRNKGNARMLRWHAEERQHDGMLRHPADGSQWRNIDRKFKEFGKDARNIRFGLSTDGMNPFGEMSSGHSTWPVTMCIYNLPPWLCMKRKYIMMPIIIQGPKQPGNDIDVYLRPLVEDLKQLWKKEGVPVWDEDKQEEFNLRALLFVTINDWPALSNLSGQSNKGYKACTHCMDETESTYLKHCKKVVYMGHRRFLAANHPVRKKGKHFEHKADHRTKPKHRSGKTVFAMVKDLKVVFGKGPGSQHIESEDGHAAMWKKNSIFWELPYWEFLDVRHAIDVMHLTKNLCVNLLGFLGVYGKSKDTLEAHNDLKHMEQRGDLHPEPKEKGSHYLSPASYTLSKAEKESMFECLESIKVPSGYSTNIKRIISTKEKKFTNLKSHDCHVLMTQLLPVVIRGILPDNVRATITKLCAFMNAISQKVIDPDRLDALQNEVVQCLVSFELIFPPSFFNIMTHLLCHLVKEIRILGPMYLHNMFPFERYMGVLKKYVRNRARPEASIAKGYGTEEVIEFCVEFIEDLRPIGVPESRHEGRLRGKGTLGRKAIMTVDNNLFRKAHFTVLQHSSLVAPYIEEHLALVRARNIGKSDAWITRHHIDTFPAWLRQHLMGNESINQQLAFLARGPSGSIATFQGYEINGYTFYTRAQDMKSTNQNSAVRVDAMGHDGTTATYYGAIEDIWELDYGPLKVPLFRCQWVRLTGGGVMIDDSGMTTVDLNKVGYSDEPFVLANDVTQVFFVKDMSSKGKKGRGPDEPKRQVVLPGKRKIVGVEDKTDEDYDQLDGQPPFTVTIDPSILLSNEDTPYSRSDHKEGTIVRRKYVRSTATADVMP is encoded by the coding sequence atggatcggcaatggatgtacgctgaccggcggtccaaagagtttattgacggcgtgcactattttttgagagtggccgaagctaacaggaaaaggggttttatttgttgtccatgcaataagtgtaagaatcagaaggagtattctgcatccaggactattcatttccacttgtttgagtcggggttcatgccaagctataattgttggacatcccacggagagcaaggtgttgaaatggaagaagatgaagtggaagacgacaatattccggactttgctcagtttgttggatttgaaggaaatcaaacgggcgaggaggaaatagctgctgatggtaacgacgttgcggatgatcttggtcagatgttgcaggacgccagggaggactgcgaaagtgaaaaggaggcccataaattggacaagatgttggaggaccacagaacttcgttgtacccaggttgcgagcaggggcacaaaaagttggataccactctagagttgttgcaatggaaggcaaaaaatggggttagtgacaaggcatttggcgatttattgaaactcgtcaagaacattcttccggggggaaacaaattgcccgagacaacgtacgaggctaagaagatagtctgcccgttaggactggaagttcataagattcacgcatgtccgaacgattgtatcctatatcgtggtgaggagtatgagaacctagaagcatgccctgtttgcaaagcactacgatacaagattagacgggacgatccaggagaagttgacgggcagctaacaaagaagagaattcctgctaaggtgatgtggtatttccctataataccacggctaaggtgtttgttcaggaacaaggggaatgctagaatgttgcgatggcacgctgaagagcgtcaacatgacgggatgctgagacaccccgccgatggttcgcagtggcgaaacatcgacagaaaatttaaagaatttggaaaggacgcacgaaacatacggtttggtttgagtacggatggcatgaatccttttggagagatgagcagcggccatagcacttggcccgttacgatgtgtatctacaaccttcccccctggctatgcatgaagaggaagtacataatgatgccgattattattcaaggccccaagcaacctggtaacgacatcgacgtgtacctaagaccactggtcgaagatcttaaacagttgtggaagaaggaaggtgtccccgtgtgggacgaggacaaacaggaggagtttaacctacgagcgctgctgttcgtaaccatcaacgattggcctgcacttagcaacctatccggacagtccaacaaggggtacaaggcttgcactcactgtatggatgaaacagaaagtacgtatcttaagcactgtaagaaggttgtatacatgggtcatcgtcgattccttgcagcaaaccacccggtacggaagaaaggcaagcacttcgaacataaggccgaccaccgtacgaagcctaaacatcgcagcgggaaaacagtgtttgctatggttaaagatcttaaagtagtgttcggaaaggggcctggaagccagcatatagagagcgaagatggtcacgcggcgatgtggaaaaagaactctatattttgggagttaccatattgggaattcttggacgtacgccacgcaatcgacgtgatgcacctcactaagaacctttgcgtaaaccttcttggcttcctaggtgtatacggaaagtcgaaagatacactggaagcacataatgatctgaagcatatggaacaacgcggcgaccttcacccggaaccaaaggagaaaggaagccattacttgagtccagccagctacactcttagcaaggcagagaaggaaagtatgtttgaatgcttggagagcataaaggtaccgtctggatactccacgaatatcaagcgaataataagcacgaaggagaagaagttcacaaacctaaagtctcatgactgtcacgtgttgatgacacaactgctaccagttgtaataaggggtatccttccagacaatgtccgggcaacaataacaaagctatgtgcattcatgaacgcaatttcgcagaaggtcatcgatccggatagattagatgcccttcagaatgaagtggtgcaatgtctcgtcagttttgagttgatatttccaccttcatttttcaatataatgacgcatctgctttgtcaccttgtgaaagagatccgtattctcgggcctatgtacctacacaacatgtttcctttcgagaggtacatgggcgttctgaagaagtatgttcgtaaccgtgctcgtccagaggcaagcatcgccaagggttatggaacagaggaggtcatcgaattttgcgtagaatttatcgaagaccttcgcccaatcggggtacctgaatcacgccatgaagggagactacggggaaagggaactctcggaaggaaagcaattatgacggtagacaacaatttattccgtaaagcccatttcactgttctgcaacactcttcattggtagctccttacatcgaggagcacttggctctagttcgcgccaggaacatcggtaagtccgatgcatggattacacggcatcacattgatactttccccgcgtggctacgacaacatctcatgggtaacgagtcgatcaaccaacaacttgccttcctggcgaggggaccgtctgggtcgatcgcgacattccagggatatgagatcaatgggtacacattctacacgagagcccaagacatgaagagcacgaaccaaaacagcgctgttcgtgtcgatgccatgggacacgatggaacaactgccacgtattacggtgccatcgaggacatatgggaacttgactatggtcctctcaaggttcctctgttccggtgccaatgggttaggttgactggtggaggcgtaatgattgatgacagtgggatgacaactgttgaccttaacaaggttggatactcggacgaaccttttgtccttgccaatgatgtaacgcaagtctttttcgtgaaggacatgtctagcaaaggaaagaagggcagagggcctgatgagcctaagcgtcaagtggttctcccaggcaaaagaaaaatcgtcggagttgaggacaagactgacgaggattacgatcagttggatgggcaaccccctttcacggtgacgattgaccctagcatcctcctatcaaatgaagacaccccttactcacgcagcgatcacaaggagggaacaatagtgaggagaaagtacgtgcggtcaaccgccaccgccgatgtaatgccgtaa
- the LOC9271884 gene encoding enoyl-[acyl-carrier-protein] reductase, mitochondrial, with translation MSPPAIAVLYDHHGPPDKVLRVAELPPAEIGNRDVCVRMLAAPINPSDLNRVEGVYPVRPPLPAVVAGYEGVGQVHALDAAVDSPLLSPRDWVIPSPLRCASPIRRHHHPQSTHRAQDAPRLDAAMAFNPLSSTPPWLSRTWPAPQPDNTRPRRLRMLRRRRRRGRAGGQGGDGDHEAEP, from the exons ATGTCCCCGCCCGCCATAGCCGTCCTCTACGACCACCACGGCCCGCCCGACAAAGTCCTCAGGGTGGCTGAGCTGCCGCCGGCGGAGATCGGCAACCGCGATGTGTGCGTGCGGATGCTGGCCGCCCCCATCAACCCCTCCGACCTCAACCGCGTCGAGGGCGTCTACCCCgttcgccctcccctccccgccgtcgtTGCAGGCTACGAGGGGGTCGGCCAGGTCCACgccctcgacgccgccgtcgattCCCCGCTCCTCTCCCCCCGCGACTGGGTCATCCCTTCCCCGCTCCGATGTGCCTCCCCAATACGCCGCCACCATCACCCTCAATCCACTCACCGCGCCCAGGATGCTCCAAGACTCGACGCTGCCATGGCGTTCAATCCGCTCAGCTCGACGCCGCCATGGCTCTCGCGGACATGGCCGGCGCCACAACCGGACAACACGaggcctcgccgcctccgcatgCTACGCAG gaggcggcggcgagggcgagcagGAGGACAAGGCGGAGATGGCGACCACGAGGCTGAGCCTTGA
- the LOC112936905 gene encoding salt stress-induced protein: MATTLAKVGPFGAGGTPVDIDHTLPPDHLKSIKIWYDEDGINGLKFSYLHAANKRKLTTTRVWGDDSGSSDEINIEDDDDYVNKLEGRTDGRTKIKSLRITTKNNNNPDWLGDKTKEGDYFSVPVEDGQIVAFFGRTDQYINALGVYILGTPYQQSTP; this comes from the exons ATGGCGACGACGCTGGCGAAGGTTGGGCCTTTCGGTGCGGGTGGCACCCCTGTCGACATTGACCACACCTTGCCGCCAGATCACCTCAAGAGTATCAAAATCTGGTACGACGAAGATGGAATCAACGGCTTAAAGTTCAGCTACCTCCACGCCGCCAACAAAAGAAAGCTCACCACCACTCGCGTTTGGGGCGACGATAGCGGTAGTAGCGATGag ATTAAtattgaagatgatgatgattacGTGAATAAGCTGGAGGGCAGGACTGACGGCCGTACAAAAATCAAGTCTCTCAGAATCACGACgaaaaacaataataatccCGATTGGCTCGGGGACAAAACCAAGGAGGGCGATTATTTCAGCGTGCCGGTGGAGGATGGCCAGATCGTGGCGTTCTTCGGCCGCACCGACCAGTACATCAACGCTCTGGGCGTCTACATCCTTGGTACCCCTTACCAGCAATCCACCCcctag
- the LOC9269371 gene encoding uncharacterized protein, with protein sequence MSRHRSPSRSPLDDDDLLGEILLRLPPIPSSLARAACVCSRWRRLVSDPALRRRLRAHHRDHLPLHGFFYHSDHSARLWPILERPDRIPAWRVAPTEKLLPGWQVLSCSHGLVLHKDREKFMVLDPVAGEQHAVPFPSSVEDTSGFVLGMVVPSRRSSSYRVVALFAGRSTSTRVAAYVYSSESGSWGDSDSPIATLVLPSKAKHRARHGTIVGSVIHWFLDGHKVLTFDLERQILAIIELPPEVVKDTDSFYEFRCQIIPALDDGVGEVRLAVLADPNMQFWERKKTGGDGSGAAYTWVLSSTVRLNFPSIESIRSDLKYQVLGFDDESNAIFIWVQNVLFMVYLRSMQSRKVLDHWPPADIFPYSSL encoded by the coding sequence ATgagccgccaccgctcgccgtccCGGTCCCcgctggacgacgacgacctcctcgGCGAGATCCTTCTCCGCCTCCCGCCCATTCCCTCCTCGCTGGCCCGCGCTGCCTGCGTCTGCAGCCGTTGGCGCCGCCTCGTCTCCGaccccgccctccgccgccgcctgcgcgccCACCACCGCGACCACCTTCCCCTCCACGGCTTCTTCTACCACAGCGACCACAGCGCCCGCCTCTGGCCCATCCTGGAGCGGCCGGATCGCATCCCGGCGTGGCGCGTCGCCCCCACGGAGAAGCTGCTCCCTGGATGGCAAGTCCTCAGCTGCTCCCACGGTCTCGTCCTCCACAAGGATCGCGAGAAGTTCATGGTGCTTGaccccgtcgccggcgagcagcaCGCCGTGCCCTTCCCCTCCTCGGTGGAGGACACATCCGGGTTCGTCTTGGGGATGGTGGTTCCTTCACGCCGTTCTTCTTCTTACCGCGTGGTGGCGCTCTTCGCCGGTAGATCTACCAGCACAAGAGTAGCCGCCTATGTCTACTCTTCAGAGTCTGGGAGTTGGGGTGATTCGGATTCCCCCATCGCGACATTGGTTCTACCATCAAAGGCCAAACATCGAGCCAGGCATGGCACCATTGTGGGCAGTGTGATTCACTGGTTTCTTGATGGACACAAGGTCCTTACGTTTGATTTGGAGAGGCAGATTCTAGCCATCATCGAGCTGCCGCCGGAGGTGGTGAAGGATACGGATTCATTCTATGAATTTCGGTGTcagatcataccagcactagaTGATGGTGTTGGTGAGGTTCGTCTTGCCGTTCTAGCTGATCCTAACATGCAATTctgggagaggaagaagacaggGGGAGATGGGAGTGGTGCCGCATACACATGGGTGCTGAGTTCAACTGTTCGGCTGAACTTCCCTTCCATTGAATCAATCAGGAGTGATCTGAAATATCAGGTCCTGGGGTTTGATGATGAAAGTAATGCGATCTTTATATGGGTGCAGAATGTTCTTTTCATGGTCTACCTCAGGTCGATGCAGAGCAGAAAGGTGTTGGATCATTGGCCCCCTGCTGACATCTTCCCTTACTCAAGCTTATAA